One window of the Candidatus Methylomirabilis sp. genome contains the following:
- a CDS encoding HisA/HisF-related TIM barrel protein, translated as MRGIAVHARRGERMAYRPIQSVLLQGADPVALLGAYRDILESKMVYIADLDAIMGKGENLAIIDKMAASQPQVKLLVDAGIRSIEQAKSLLDRGVKKVVIASESLVDLDAASRLLAVLGTGRALFSIDLKDRAVIWRDPSTESSDPCVVATRLLSLGFREAIFLKMDRIGTGGGADTELLSGATAAAPGMRFIVGGGIASATELVRLQRAGASGVLLATALHDGAITRRDLIRVEAEA; from the coding sequence ATGCGAGGGATCGCGGTCCATGCCCGCCGCGGAGAGCGGATGGCGTACAGACCGATCCAGAGTGTTCTGCTGCAAGGAGCCGATCCCGTCGCCCTCCTGGGGGCGTACCGTGACATCCTCGAGAGTAAAATGGTGTACATTGCCGATCTGGATGCCATCATGGGAAAAGGCGAGAATCTCGCTATCATCGACAAGATGGCCGCCTCTCAGCCACAGGTTAAACTCCTTGTTGATGCCGGCATTCGCAGCATCGAGCAGGCGAAGTCGCTGCTCGACCGTGGCGTCAAGAAGGTGGTTATTGCGTCGGAATCACTGGTGGATCTTGACGCGGCCTCGCGGCTCCTCGCCGTACTAGGAACTGGAAGAGCGCTCTTTAGTATCGACCTCAAGGATCGGGCTGTCATCTGGCGAGACCCCTCAACCGAATCGAGCGACCCGTGCGTGGTAGCGACGCGCCTACTGTCACTCGGATTTCGTGAGGCGATCTTTTTGAAAATGGACAGGATCGGTACGGGCGGCGGGGCAGACACAGAATTGCTCAGCGGGGCCACGGCGGCTGCGCCCGGCATGAGATTCATCGTGGGTGGCGGGATTGCATCGGCTACAGAGCTTGTGCGGCTGCAGCGCGCTGGCGCCTCAGGGGTACTGCTGGCCACCGCGCTGCACGACGGCGCCATCACACGCCGCGATCTGATCCGCGTGGAGGCAGAGGCTTAG
- a CDS encoding ATP-grasp domain-containing protein: MDRDPSHDIDNGYDLYGSNRCFSTMKIVVHESITAGGLSGSRVAPTLLAEGQMMLEALLTDLLPLEAHQLSVQIDRRYLPQFPVHPRLQVVDSGNNYYQCLAQMVGEADAALLIAPETGGLLESITGMVEACGKSVLGSSTAGIKAAGDKMQTYRLLKAYGIPTPRTLRLQPADDPASIGRELGYPVVVKPIDGVGCHGVCVARRQSELERTVAAARQKGRGATLLAQAYIDGVAASVSLLTDGSRSCPLTLNLQEIRGRSRLRYHGGSVPFDHPLRALAFRRAEEVVRAIPGLKGYVGIDLVLTDHDAVVIEVNPRITTSYVGVRKILRQNPAALILDAVAGTLPDPAAIQIVGSVRFTTRSCDVRSLGSRQ; the protein is encoded by the coding sequence ATGGACCGCGATCCCTCGCATGATATCGATAACGGGTATGACCTGTATGGCAGTAATCGCTGCTTCTCCACGATGAAGATCGTTGTGCACGAATCTATCACAGCAGGAGGGCTGAGTGGAAGTCGAGTTGCCCCAACGCTGCTGGCGGAAGGACAAATGATGCTTGAGGCGCTTCTTACCGATCTGCTTCCGCTGGAAGCACATCAACTTTCAGTACAGATCGATCGGAGGTACCTTCCTCAGTTCCCTGTCCACCCGAGACTTCAGGTTGTTGACAGCGGAAATAACTACTATCAATGCCTTGCACAGATGGTCGGGGAGGCGGACGCCGCGCTTCTGATAGCCCCAGAGACAGGCGGCCTGCTCGAATCGATCACAGGGATGGTCGAGGCCTGCGGCAAGTCAGTGTTGGGTTCCAGTACTGCCGGCATCAAAGCTGCCGGCGACAAGATGCAGACATACCGACTGTTGAAGGCGTACGGCATCCCCACCCCCAGGACGCTCCGCCTTCAGCCCGCTGACGACCCGGCGTCGATTGGCCGGGAGCTTGGCTACCCTGTGGTGGTCAAACCGATTGACGGGGTGGGATGCCACGGCGTATGCGTCGCAAGACGACAATCGGAATTGGAGCGGACGGTTGCGGCAGCCAGGCAGAAGGGCCGGGGCGCAACGCTCCTCGCGCAAGCCTACATCGACGGCGTTGCCGCCAGCGTCTCGCTCCTCACCGACGGTAGCCGGTCTTGTCCTCTGACCTTGAACCTCCAGGAGATCAGAGGACGGAGCAGGCTCAGGTATCACGGGGGAAGCGTCCCTTTTGATCATCCGCTCCGTGCCTTGGCGTTCCGTCGGGCCGAGGAGGTGGTGCGGGCAATCCCGGGCCTCAAGGGGTACGTCGGGATCGATCTGGTCCTGACCGACCACGACGCGGTGGTCATCGAGGTGAATCCTCGCATCACAACCTCGTATGTCGGGGTCAGAAAGATCCTTCGGCAGAATCCGGCTGCCCTGATTCTTGACGCGGTGGCAGGCACCCTTCCGGATCCCGCCGCGATCCAAATCGTCGGGTCAGTGCGGTTTACCACTCGCTCCTGTGACGTGAGATCTCTGGGGAGCCGGCAATGA
- a CDS encoding 6-carboxytetrahydropterin synthase, with protein MATFRIRVDHENLKFSSGHFVLFGNGKCESLHGHNYRAWVELEGALQPSDYVLDFLCVKPLMKEICELLDHKVMLPTENADLKIEQGDSVVGVTYGKKQYSFPAEDVLLLPIHNTSAELLARYICGVLREEIKSRYGGNGVTAIRVGVQESFGQEAWYEEAF; from the coding sequence ATGGCTACGTTTCGCATCAGGGTCGACCACGAAAATCTCAAATTCAGCTCGGGCCACTTCGTGCTCTTCGGTAATGGCAAGTGTGAGTCCCTTCACGGCCACAACTACAGAGCATGGGTGGAGCTGGAGGGGGCGCTTCAGCCGAGTGACTACGTCCTCGATTTCCTCTGTGTCAAGCCGCTCATGAAAGAGATCTGCGAGTTGCTGGACCACAAGGTCATGCTGCCGACTGAGAATGCCGACTTGAAGATTGAGCAAGGCGATTCGGTGGTCGGGGTGACCTATGGCAAAAAGCAGTACAGTTTTCCGGCGGAAGATGTGCTGCTGCTTCCGATCCACAACACCAGCGCGGAGCTGTTGGCCAGGTATATCTGCGGGGTATTGCGGGAAGAGATCAAGAGCCGATACGGAGGCAACGGTGTGACCGCAATCAGGGTTGGCGTGCAGGAATCGTTCGGGCAGGAGGCCTGGTACGAGGAGGCCTTCTAA
- a CDS encoding toxin-antitoxin system HicB family antitoxin: MKKDKFTYRVTWSEDDNEYAGLCAEFPSLSWLAKTPESALKGIRKVVDEVMRDMHKKGEDIPEPISSRHFSGKFMVRVPPQVHQKLAIQAAEFGVSLNRLASAKLSQ, encoded by the coding sequence ATGAAAAAAGATAAATTCACCTACCGGGTCACATGGTCTGAAGACGACAATGAGTATGCTGGTCTCTGTGCTGAATTTCCCAGCCTTAGTTGGCTGGCAAAAACACCGGAATCAGCGCTAAAAGGCATTCGTAAAGTGGTTGACGAAGTCATGAGGGACATGCATAAGAAAGGTGAGGACATACCCGAACCAATCTCGTCCCGTCATTTTAGTGGCAAATTCATGGTGCGTGTCCCTCCCCAGGTTCATCAAAAACTCGCTATACAGGCTGCCGAGTTCGGTGTCAGTCTTAATCGGCTTGCCAGTGCAAAATTAAGTCAATAA
- a CDS encoding hydantoinase/oxoprolinase family protein, which translates to MIRVIGWDIGGANVKAARLLFTDGHAESGRAVRRYFELWNGRDRLRPLLQEIYSDLGSADAMVLTMTGELCDAFDERAEGISYIINTVREAAPAIPLYAVDLEGRLVRLDREEADLLTIAATNWIAEALVLASRQPDCLMVDIGSTTTDLIPILNGKLAAQGKRDIERLARGELIYTGALRTPVAAIVSQIPVRGTICRIAAEYFAISADVYLALERLQPEDYTCATPDGREKTKEGALRRLARVACEDSKNLTAGELHALAAYIAEQQFQQITEGMFQVLSRSENGLHLPVVPVGVGTFLGETCARRLNLTTCDPPALTECGSVALSPCAAAAYLLGETLSHE; encoded by the coding sequence ATGATTCGGGTGATCGGATGGGATATCGGCGGCGCGAACGTGAAGGCCGCCCGCCTCCTGTTCACTGACGGGCACGCCGAGAGCGGGCGCGCGGTTCGCCGCTATTTTGAGCTGTGGAATGGCAGAGACCGCCTCCGGCCACTCTTGCAGGAGATCTACAGCGATCTGGGTTCAGCCGATGCGATGGTGCTGACGATGACCGGGGAGCTCTGCGATGCGTTCGACGAGAGGGCCGAAGGAATATCATATATCATCAATACGGTGAGAGAAGCGGCCCCTGCAATCCCGCTGTACGCCGTCGATCTCGAGGGCCGGCTCGTTCGCTTGGACCGGGAAGAGGCAGACCTCCTCACGATTGCGGCGACGAATTGGATCGCCGAGGCGTTAGTCCTGGCGAGTCGACAACCGGACTGCCTGATGGTGGATATCGGCAGTACCACCACCGATCTGATCCCGATCCTGAACGGAAAGCTCGCCGCCCAAGGCAAGCGGGACATCGAGCGGTTGGCGCGGGGGGAGCTGATCTATACGGGCGCACTCCGTACGCCTGTTGCGGCCATCGTGTCCCAGATCCCGGTGCGAGGGACAATATGTCGCATTGCGGCCGAATACTTCGCCATTTCGGCGGACGTCTATCTGGCATTGGAGAGGCTTCAGCCGGAGGACTACACCTGCGCGACTCCTGACGGCCGCGAGAAAACGAAAGAGGGGGCGCTCCGTCGCCTGGCCAGGGTGGCCTGCGAGGACAGCAAGAATCTCACGGCAGGAGAGCTTCACGCCCTGGCCGCCTACATCGCCGAGCAGCAGTTCCAACAGATTACGGAGGGGATGTTTCAGGTTCTCTCCAGGTCCGAGAACGGCCTCCATCTCCCTGTGGTGCCGGTAGGGGTCGGCACCTTCCTGGGGGAGACCTGCGCAAGGCGGCTGAACCTTACGACGTGTGACCCTCCGGCATTAACCGAGTGCGGATCTGTAGCACTGAGCCCATGCGCGGCGGCTGCCTACCTCTTAGGGGAAACGCTCTCTCATGAATAG